Proteins encoded in a region of the Halioglobus maricola genome:
- a CDS encoding VOC family protein produces MKYLHTMVRARDLDETMDFYCNKLGLVEVKRYDSEAGRFTLVFLAAPGDEVDPESGLGRIAPCIEITWNWDPESYEGGRNFGHLAYEVEDIYASCQKLMDAGVTINRPPRDGGMAFVRSPDGISIELLQQGDALPPAEPWASMENTGSW; encoded by the coding sequence ATGAAGTACCTTCACACCATGGTTCGTGCCCGCGACCTGGACGAAACCATGGATTTCTACTGCAACAAACTGGGCCTGGTGGAAGTCAAACGCTACGACAGCGAAGCCGGCCGCTTCACCCTGGTATTTCTCGCCGCTCCCGGCGACGAGGTCGACCCCGAAAGCGGCCTGGGTCGCATCGCGCCCTGTATAGAGATCACCTGGAACTGGGACCCCGAATCGTACGAAGGCGGGCGCAACTTCGGCCATCTGGCCTATGAAGTCGAAGACATTTACGCCAGCTGCCAGAAGCTGATGGATGCTGGTGTCACCATCAACCGCCCACCCCGGGACGGCGGTATGGCGTTTGTCCGCTCCCCCGACGGTATCTCGATCGAATTGCTGCAGCAGGGGGATGCGCTGCCGCCAGCAGAACCCTGGGCGTCCATGGAAAATACCGGTAGCTGGTAA
- the rdgC gene encoding recombination-associated protein RdgC, translating into MWFKNIRAYRLTTPFDLSAEQLGEQLAQRAFEPCAKSQALSLGWVPPLGEEAGELAHAASGRLLIKLKREEKLLPSTVVREQVEEKVAHIEHEQARKVYRKERLTLKDEIIQDCLPRAFSRSSAVFAYIDTRSNWVFVDAASAARAEELLNLLRECIGSFPVVLPQVNNAPSATMTGWLAHQNLPDDFVLGEECELRELGEEGGVVRCRGVDLLSEEVETHLNAGKQVARLAMQWEDRVKLVLAEDLCLRRLKFSEELMKENDEIPEADNAARLDADFALMADAVTGLQERVIAIFGGEAE; encoded by the coding sequence ATGTGGTTCAAGAATATTAGAGCCTATCGTCTCACGACCCCTTTCGATCTATCCGCAGAGCAACTCGGTGAACAACTTGCCCAGCGCGCGTTTGAACCCTGTGCCAAGTCGCAGGCTCTCTCCCTGGGCTGGGTGCCGCCGCTGGGGGAGGAAGCCGGTGAATTGGCCCATGCCGCAAGTGGCCGGCTGCTGATCAAGCTCAAGCGGGAAGAAAAACTCCTGCCCTCTACCGTGGTGCGCGAGCAAGTAGAAGAAAAGGTGGCTCACATCGAGCACGAGCAGGCCCGTAAGGTGTATCGCAAGGAGCGTCTCACGCTTAAAGACGAGATCATCCAGGACTGCCTTCCCCGGGCGTTCAGCAGATCCAGTGCGGTTTTTGCCTATATCGATACCCGCAGCAACTGGGTTTTTGTCGACGCGGCCAGTGCCGCGCGGGCAGAGGAGCTACTTAATCTGCTGCGTGAATGCATCGGCAGTTTTCCGGTGGTCTTGCCCCAGGTGAACAATGCTCCGTCCGCCACGATGACGGGCTGGCTGGCTCACCAGAACTTACCCGACGATTTCGTCCTGGGCGAGGAATGCGAGTTGCGAGAACTGGGAGAAGAGGGTGGTGTAGTGCGCTGCCGCGGCGTTGATTTGTTGAGTGAAGAGGTGGAAACTCACCTTAACGCTGGCAAACAGGTAGCGCGTCTGGCCATGCAGTGGGAGGATCGAGTGAAACTGGTGTTGGCTGAAGACCTGTGCCTGAGGCGCCTCAAGTTTTCCGAAGAGCTTATGAAAGAGAATGACGAAATTCCTGAAGCTGACAACGCTGCGCGCCTCGACGCAGATTTTGCCCTGATGGCAGACGCTGTCACGGGCTTGCAGGAGCGTGTTATAGCCATCTTCGGCGGCGAAGCGGAGTAG
- a CDS encoding alpha/beta fold hydrolase, translating to MKLQQWRDTGEYFEHEGHRIFYRVEGEGEPLLLIHGYPTSSWDWIKIWPELVARYRCITLDMLGFGYSDKPQQPYSLYFQADLYCRLLERLGVGECHVLAHDYGDTVAQELLARQNEGSLGFHMKTLNLLNGGLFPETHHAVFMQKVLRSPIGGLLVKLMKRGTLSKNLKKVFGPDTPPSEQEIDEFWELIQYNDGHKVMHRLIHYITERRANRERWVGALQQAEIPIRLTDGVLDPVSGGHLVDRYEALIPNPDTVRLEGVGHYPQVEAPEAVLASVLEKIEHSGA from the coding sequence ATGAAGTTGCAACAGTGGCGCGACACCGGCGAGTATTTCGAGCACGAAGGGCACCGAATCTTCTATCGAGTGGAGGGCGAGGGTGAGCCCTTGCTGCTTATCCACGGCTACCCCACCTCGAGTTGGGACTGGATCAAGATCTGGCCAGAACTGGTCGCGCGTTATCGCTGTATCACTCTGGACATGCTGGGTTTCGGTTACAGCGATAAACCCCAGCAACCGTACAGCCTTTATTTTCAGGCAGATCTTTATTGCCGCTTATTGGAGAGGCTGGGTGTCGGCGAGTGCCACGTTCTGGCACACGATTACGGTGACACTGTGGCCCAGGAACTGTTGGCGCGGCAAAACGAGGGTTCACTCGGTTTCCACATGAAAACGCTCAACCTGCTCAACGGAGGGCTTTTCCCCGAAACGCATCACGCTGTGTTTATGCAGAAAGTGTTGCGTAGCCCGATCGGTGGATTGCTGGTCAAGTTAATGAAGCGAGGCACTCTTTCGAAGAATTTGAAAAAAGTATTTGGCCCTGACACTCCCCCTAGTGAGCAGGAAATTGATGAGTTCTGGGAACTGATCCAGTACAACGACGGGCACAAGGTCATGCATCGCCTTATTCACTACATTACCGAGCGTCGCGCCAACCGCGAACGTTGGGTGGGTGCACTGCAACAGGCGGAGATTCCTATTCGCCTTACGGACGGCGTGTTGGATCCCGTTTCGGGGGGGCATTTGGTGGACCGCTATGAAGCACTGATTCCCAACCCCGATACTGTCCGTCTTGAGGGGGTGGGACACTATCCTCAGGTGGAGGCGCCTGAAGCTGTGTTGGCATCCGTGTTGGAAAAAATTGAGCATTCGGGGGCATGA
- the selD gene encoding selenide, water dikinase SelD has translation MRAQPELVSDLVFVGGGHAHALALRMLAMKPVAGLRITLISPSSHTPYSGMLPGLVAGHYTFEDAHIDLARLCQWAGVRFLEAEVTGLDPRNKILQLAGRPSVHYDLLSIDIGSQPELDSVPGARAFSVPVKPVAGLWRRWRELEDQLTAHSQMPRVAVVGGGAGSVELVLAMAHTLADKHVQFDLICGGDQILQGYNRGARAAAERALQDLNVNVQLSSRVDRVEEDALLLADGRRHPYDKLFWCTGAAAAPWVAASGLACDERGFLKINNALQSVDDPDVFAAGDIATQVEHPRPKAGVYAVRQGPVLAANLHASLMGSALREHRPQHRFLSLVSLGDRKAAADRGPFFASGEWVWRWKDRIDREFMGRFEALPAMPSGDPAQALPGALDPERKPHCGGCGAKVGARGLAATLSKLTLEFPGHSVPTGDDAAAIPAQGDQPLVQSIDLLRQMVSDPWLMGRIAANHALSDLYACGARPISALAAMTLPFARSSLLQRELEQILGGALHEFSRVDCLLSGGHSMQGSELQLGFTVNGQPMDPSRGLLPKRGVQPGDELVLTKPLGTGVLFAAQMSLLADGRQIRGAIDMMLQGNGRAAELALAHGARACTDITGFGLLGHLLEMLDETVSAQLCAEHVPSLPGARDHLAGGVRSSMHAANAEMMTAEVLPDPAAKRADGVSLLLDPQTSGGLLVALPAERAEAYCHSLHEAGYTQAIAIGKIEARGAASIRLS, from the coding sequence ATGCGCGCCCAGCCCGAACTCGTTAGCGACCTGGTGTTCGTCGGGGGCGGGCACGCCCACGCGCTGGCTCTCCGCATGCTGGCAATGAAACCTGTCGCCGGCCTGCGTATCACCCTGATTTCCCCTTCCAGTCATACGCCTTACTCAGGGATGCTGCCTGGGCTAGTGGCTGGCCATTACACGTTCGAGGACGCTCACATCGACCTCGCCAGGCTGTGCCAGTGGGCCGGTGTACGATTTCTCGAGGCAGAGGTCACTGGCCTCGATCCCCGCAACAAGATACTGCAACTGGCCGGACGCCCGTCGGTGCACTACGACCTGCTCAGTATCGATATAGGCTCGCAGCCAGAGCTCGATTCTGTTCCCGGCGCGCGCGCTTTCTCGGTGCCGGTCAAACCCGTGGCTGGGCTGTGGCGACGCTGGCGTGAACTCGAGGACCAGCTCACCGCACACTCGCAAATGCCCCGAGTGGCGGTCGTGGGTGGCGGCGCTGGGAGTGTTGAGTTGGTGCTGGCTATGGCCCATACGCTAGCTGACAAGCATGTCCAGTTCGATCTCATTTGTGGCGGCGACCAGATACTGCAGGGCTACAATCGCGGGGCGCGAGCTGCGGCCGAGCGCGCTCTGCAAGACCTGAATGTAAATGTGCAGCTCTCCAGCCGTGTCGACCGGGTGGAGGAAGATGCTTTGTTGCTGGCCGATGGCCGTCGCCACCCATACGACAAATTGTTCTGGTGCACCGGCGCAGCAGCGGCGCCCTGGGTTGCGGCCAGTGGCCTTGCTTGTGACGAGCGAGGGTTTCTCAAGATCAACAACGCGCTGCAGTCGGTGGACGACCCTGATGTCTTTGCCGCGGGCGATATCGCTACCCAGGTTGAGCATCCCCGGCCCAAGGCGGGCGTTTATGCTGTGCGGCAGGGCCCGGTGCTCGCCGCGAATTTACATGCGAGCTTGATGGGCTCTGCCCTGCGCGAGCACCGGCCTCAACATCGTTTTTTGTCGCTGGTGTCTCTTGGCGATCGCAAAGCGGCGGCAGACCGCGGGCCTTTCTTCGCTTCCGGCGAATGGGTATGGCGCTGGAAGGACCGTATTGATCGTGAATTCATGGGGCGGTTCGAAGCCTTGCCTGCGATGCCGTCGGGTGATCCGGCGCAGGCATTGCCTGGCGCGCTAGACCCTGAGCGCAAGCCGCACTGTGGTGGCTGCGGCGCCAAGGTAGGCGCGAGAGGGTTGGCGGCGACACTCTCGAAGCTGACGCTTGAGTTCCCCGGGCACAGCGTGCCCACTGGCGACGATGCTGCGGCGATACCAGCGCAGGGCGATCAGCCACTGGTGCAGAGCATTGACTTGCTGCGGCAAATGGTCAGCGACCCCTGGCTGATGGGCCGTATAGCAGCCAATCATGCGCTCAGCGATCTCTATGCCTGCGGTGCTCGCCCAATCTCTGCGCTGGCGGCTATGACCTTGCCTTTCGCTCGCAGCAGCTTGCTGCAACGGGAACTGGAACAAATTCTCGGCGGTGCACTGCACGAATTCAGTCGGGTCGATTGTCTGTTGTCGGGCGGACACAGTATGCAGGGGTCGGAGCTCCAGCTTGGTTTCACGGTGAATGGCCAACCGATGGATCCCAGCCGCGGGCTATTACCCAAGCGTGGCGTACAGCCCGGCGATGAGCTGGTGCTGACGAAGCCATTGGGAACAGGTGTGCTGTTTGCTGCCCAGATGAGTTTACTGGCGGATGGCCGTCAGATTCGCGGCGCCATCGATATGATGTTGCAGGGCAATGGTCGGGCTGCTGAGCTGGCCCTCGCCCATGGTGCGCGGGCCTGCACTGATATCACCGGTTTCGGCCTACTTGGGCACTTGCTTGAGATGCTGGATGAAACGGTGAGTGCCCAATTATGCGCTGAACATGTTCCCTCCTTGCCTGGCGCCCGCGACCATCTCGCCGGCGGCGTGCGCAGCTCAATGCACGCGGCTAATGCTGAGATGATGACGGCTGAGGTGCTCCCGGATCCCGCCGCGAAGAGGGCGGACGGGGTGAGTTTGTTACTCGACCCCCAGACCAGTGGCGGCCTTCTGGTAGCACTGCCGGCAGAGCGCGCCGAGGCCTATTGTCATTCACTGCACGAAGCTGGCTACACACAGGCAATTGCTATTGGCAAGATTGAAGCAAGAGGAGCGGCTTCCATTCGCCTGAGCTAA
- a CDS encoding FAD-dependent oxidoreductase: MSDTKKATPTQPRHARDITSWDRETDVAVVGFGGAGGCAAIEAADAGASVTIFEVASASGGSTAMSSAEIYMGGNGGTRVQKACGFEDSTEDMVTYMMMSAGPQADEAKIRNYCENSSAHFDWLAGLGVPFKDSFHAERAIMCLTDDCLLYTGSEKAYPFREQAKPCPRGHNLEIEGDNGGPLFMKIVTENVEKRDLIEVEYETRALALIVNDDSEVVGLVIRQGKQELNVRAHKGVILCAGGFNMNEEMVQKYAPKLLRGNTPIGNPGDTGTGIMMGMSVGGAAINMHEGFISIPYYPPASITGGILVNDKGQRFINEDVYHSRLGQAVLDQPGDRFYFILTVEQYGDYEKFNFMGASIAGTGETIAELEEELGLRKDTLAHTINIYNEDVEAGTDSLFHKAPEWLEKLTLPLVALDLTPGRGAFVPYFTLGGLDTLPTGEVVDPQRNVITGLYAAGRTACGVVRRADGYSSGMSVGDATYSGRMSGKQVATTR; encoded by the coding sequence ATGAGCGACACCAAAAAAGCGACCCCCACCCAGCCACGCCACGCCCGGGATATCACCTCCTGGGATCGGGAAACTGACGTGGCGGTCGTCGGTTTTGGCGGCGCAGGTGGCTGCGCTGCGATCGAGGCGGCTGACGCCGGCGCGTCCGTCACTATTTTCGAAGTCGCCAGTGCAAGTGGTGGCTCGACCGCCATGTCCAGTGCCGAAATCTACATGGGTGGCAATGGCGGGACCCGCGTGCAAAAGGCCTGCGGTTTCGAAGATTCGACCGAGGATATGGTCACCTACATGATGATGTCGGCCGGCCCCCAGGCCGATGAAGCCAAGATTCGCAATTATTGCGAGAACAGCTCCGCCCACTTTGATTGGCTCGCCGGACTGGGTGTGCCGTTTAAAGACAGCTTCCATGCAGAGCGCGCCATCATGTGCCTGACCGACGACTGTCTTCTCTACACCGGCTCAGAGAAAGCCTACCCTTTTCGCGAACAGGCCAAGCCCTGCCCACGCGGCCACAATCTCGAGATCGAGGGTGACAATGGCGGGCCATTGTTTATGAAGATCGTGACCGAGAACGTGGAAAAACGCGACCTTATCGAGGTCGAATACGAGACACGGGCGCTGGCGCTGATTGTTAACGACGATAGCGAGGTGGTCGGCCTGGTCATCCGTCAGGGTAAACAGGAACTCAATGTGCGCGCCCACAAGGGTGTCATTCTGTGCGCCGGCGGTTTCAACATGAATGAGGAAATGGTGCAAAAGTACGCGCCGAAACTGCTGCGCGGCAACACCCCCATCGGTAATCCCGGCGATACCGGCACCGGCATCATGATGGGAATGTCCGTGGGTGGCGCAGCCATCAATATGCACGAGGGATTCATCAGCATTCCCTACTATCCGCCAGCGAGCATTACCGGGGGCATCCTGGTCAACGACAAAGGACAGCGCTTCATTAACGAAGACGTGTACCACTCGCGCCTGGGGCAGGCCGTGCTGGACCAGCCCGGCGACCGCTTCTACTTCATCCTCACCGTGGAACAGTACGGCGACTACGAGAAGTTCAATTTTATGGGCGCTAGCATCGCAGGAACTGGCGAAACAATCGCTGAACTCGAGGAAGAACTCGGCCTGCGCAAAGACACGCTGGCACATACGATCAACATCTACAACGAGGATGTCGAAGCGGGCACAGACTCCCTGTTCCACAAGGCCCCAGAATGGCTCGAAAAGCTCACACTCCCACTCGTAGCACTGGATCTCACTCCTGGCCGAGGCGCATTCGTGCCCTATTTCACCCTTGGCGGCCTCGACACCCTGCCCACTGGAGAAGTGGTGGATCCGCAGCGCAATGTCATCACGGGGCTCTATGCAGCCGGACGAACCGCCTGTGGCGTGGTGCGCAGGGCCGACGGATATTCCAGCGGCATGTCCGTGGGCGATGCAACCTACTCTGGACGCATGTCAGGCAAGCAGGTCGCTACTACTCGCTGA
- a CDS encoding GNAT family N-acetyltransferase, with translation MANIQIRPAKPEDSGLIYRFVRELAIYEKALEEVATDEAGLREALFGAKPLAHGLISEIDAQPVGFAIYFYNFSTWLGKYGIFLEDLYVSPEYRGHGAGKALLQHLAKQAVAEGCGRFEWNVLDWNEPSIKFYEACGAVAMSEWIGYRLSGDALTAFATSE, from the coding sequence ATGGCTAACATCCAAATCCGCCCTGCAAAGCCCGAAGACAGCGGCCTCATTTACCGCTTTGTCCGGGAATTGGCGATTTACGAGAAAGCGCTGGAAGAAGTCGCTACAGACGAGGCTGGCCTGCGCGAGGCACTGTTTGGTGCCAAGCCTCTGGCCCACGGCTTGATCAGCGAAATTGACGCGCAGCCAGTAGGGTTTGCGATTTACTTCTACAATTTCTCAACCTGGCTGGGTAAGTACGGCATTTTCCTGGAGGACTTGTATGTCTCCCCTGAGTACCGCGGCCATGGCGCGGGCAAGGCATTGCTGCAACACCTGGCAAAGCAGGCGGTCGCTGAAGGCTGTGGCAGGTTCGAGTGGAACGTACTGGACTGGAACGAACCGTCAATCAAGTTCTATGAAGCCTGTGGGGCCGTGGCCATGAGCGAGTGGATAGGCTATCGACTCAGTGGTGACGCACTTACAGCATTTGCGACAAGCGAATAA
- a CDS encoding M20 metallopeptidase family protein, translating to MQLLRTALIASSFALALPGQAAPLSNEALLTHYHHLHRNPELSLQEKETSAYLARELKELGYEVTTDIGGHGIVAILENGSGPTLMFRADMDGLPIPEATGLPYASQATGIIPSGDEVPVMHGCGHDVHMTVLLGVASQLAARRDEWQGTLMLVGQPAEEVGKGAKAMLEDGLFTRFPRPEYNMTLHVSASLPAGQIAWVSGFAMANVDSVDVTVYGQGGHGAYPHKTKDPVVMAAQIVTSLQTIVSRELSPLDSAVVTVGSIHGGTKHNIISDEVKLQLTVRSYSDKSRALLLRRIKEISQGVARTAGMPEDRLPVVEVKDEYTPAVYNNPALVAKIAPLLERSLGEDAVVETSPVMGGEDFSRYGRTEHKIPGSLMWLGAVKPTDYAASERGEHSLPSLHSAKFAPDAAPAIETGVKAVSATLLGLFKP from the coding sequence ATGCAGCTCCTTCGTACCGCGTTGATCGCGTCCAGCTTTGCCTTAGCCCTGCCTGGGCAGGCCGCCCCATTGAGCAACGAAGCACTGTTGACCCACTACCATCATCTCCATCGGAACCCTGAGCTATCGCTGCAGGAAAAGGAGACCTCCGCCTACCTGGCACGTGAACTAAAAGAGTTGGGATACGAAGTCACCACCGACATCGGCGGCCACGGCATCGTCGCGATACTCGAGAACGGCAGCGGCCCAACCCTTATGTTCAGAGCGGACATGGATGGCCTCCCCATCCCCGAAGCGACCGGGTTGCCCTACGCCAGCCAGGCCACCGGCATTATCCCCTCGGGTGATGAAGTTCCAGTCATGCACGGCTGTGGTCACGACGTCCACATGACGGTACTGCTTGGCGTTGCCAGCCAACTTGCCGCCCGGCGCGACGAATGGCAGGGCACGCTGATGCTCGTAGGTCAGCCCGCAGAAGAAGTGGGCAAAGGCGCCAAGGCCATGCTGGAGGATGGTCTGTTCACTCGCTTCCCCAGGCCTGAATACAATATGACCTTGCATGTGAGCGCGAGCCTTCCCGCTGGCCAGATAGCCTGGGTGAGCGGTTTCGCTATGGCCAACGTCGACTCGGTGGATGTGACTGTTTACGGCCAAGGGGGCCACGGCGCCTATCCACACAAAACCAAAGACCCCGTGGTTATGGCCGCCCAGATTGTCACCTCGCTGCAAACCATCGTCAGCCGTGAACTATCACCACTGGATTCGGCAGTGGTCACTGTGGGTTCAATCCATGGCGGTACCAAACACAACATCATCTCAGACGAAGTGAAACTGCAACTGACCGTGCGCAGCTACTCCGACAAGTCTCGCGCTCTTTTGCTACGTCGAATAAAGGAAATAAGCCAGGGCGTTGCGCGCACTGCAGGTATGCCCGAGGATCGTCTACCAGTGGTGGAAGTAAAAGATGAATACACGCCAGCCGTTTACAACAACCCGGCGCTGGTCGCCAAAATTGCGCCGCTATTGGAGCGGAGCCTGGGCGAAGATGCTGTCGTGGAAACAAGCCCTGTGATGGGCGGGGAGGATTTCTCACGCTACGGCCGCACCGAACACAAAATTCCCGGCAGCCTTATGTGGCTGGGAGCAGTAAAGCCGACAGATTACGCGGCATCAGAACGCGGTGAGCACTCACTCCCGAGCCTGCATTCAGCCAAATTTGCGCCAGACGCGGCGCCCGCGATTGAAACCGGCGTGAAAGCCGTCAGTGCAACATTGTTGGGGTTGTTCAAGCCCTGA
- a CDS encoding NYN domain-containing protein, which translates to MDETKQKIALFIDADNAPASKFEDVLSEVAKYGVVTIRKAYGNWKKSSIKGWEDLLHEYAIQPVQQYDLSKGKNASDIALVIDAMDVMYTKNIDVMCFVSSDCDFTPMVTRALAEGKVVLGFGERKAPAPFVNACSKFLFLDQESKSGETKTTKTKSIKSDTKLINLLRQAIEATEDENGWAALGPVGSHISNKTSFDTRNYGYKNLSTLVKAIDLFELKRGPGNSYLVKNVRRKKTT; encoded by the coding sequence ATGGATGAAACCAAACAGAAGATTGCACTGTTCATTGATGCAGACAACGCGCCTGCTAGCAAGTTTGAAGATGTTCTTAGTGAGGTTGCGAAGTACGGTGTCGTAACAATAAGAAAGGCGTATGGGAATTGGAAAAAATCATCGATCAAGGGCTGGGAAGATCTATTGCATGAGTACGCTATCCAACCTGTACAACAGTATGATCTTTCAAAAGGCAAGAATGCATCAGATATCGCACTCGTGATTGATGCGATGGATGTAATGTATACAAAGAATATTGACGTAATGTGCTTCGTCTCTTCTGATTGTGACTTCACCCCAATGGTCACTCGTGCATTAGCTGAGGGTAAGGTAGTTCTCGGTTTTGGTGAGAGAAAAGCCCCAGCACCATTTGTTAATGCGTGCTCCAAGTTTTTGTTCCTTGATCAGGAATCAAAAAGTGGCGAGACAAAGACCACGAAAACGAAAAGCATCAAATCCGACACGAAGCTAATAAATCTATTGCGCCAGGCAATTGAAGCGACGGAGGATGAGAACGGTTGGGCGGCCCTAGGTCCTGTCGGTTCACATATATCCAACAAGACCTCTTTCGATACTAGAAACTACGGTTACAAAAACTTGAGTACTCTAGTTAAGGCCATAGACCTGTTTGAGTTAAAGCGAGGCCCAGGTAACTCCTATCTGGTTAAAAATGTACGGCGAAAGAAAACAACATAG
- the mnmH gene encoding tRNA 2-selenouridine(34) synthase MnmH, whose product MSQRPDTEDYRALFLTDAPMMDMRAPLEFDKGAFPNTLSLPLMTDVERAKVGTCYKRDGQDAAIALGHSLVSGEARAERLAAWCEFARANPDGYLYCFRGGLRSQTVRQWLRDEGIDYPLIRGGYKAMRRFLIDELERSVAAANIVLISGKTGTGKTRVVWALQNCIDLEGLANHRGSTFGQMPSPQPSQIDFENLLSIALLKLLDTAGPRVFLEDEGRLIGRLFVPEVLRDSMKNAPMVIVEQSLDERIDIVIEDYILDLGRRYRALHGDEGHKLHAEKLQDDLARIRKRLGGERHQRMSAVMADAFADQAESGDLGGHREWIGFLLAKYYDPMYEYQLEQRAGDVLFTGSRDEVVHWCEENS is encoded by the coding sequence TTGAGCCAGCGCCCGGATACGGAAGACTACCGCGCGCTGTTCCTTACCGATGCGCCCATGATGGACATGCGGGCGCCGCTGGAATTCGATAAGGGCGCATTCCCCAACACCCTCAGTTTGCCCCTGATGACTGATGTCGAGCGGGCCAAGGTGGGTACCTGTTACAAGCGCGATGGTCAGGATGCTGCGATCGCCCTCGGCCATAGCCTGGTCAGCGGCGAAGCGCGGGCGGAGCGCCTTGCTGCCTGGTGTGAATTTGCCCGGGCCAACCCCGACGGTTATCTCTATTGTTTTCGCGGCGGCCTCCGCTCCCAGACTGTGCGCCAATGGTTGCGCGATGAAGGTATTGATTATCCCCTGATTCGCGGTGGCTATAAGGCCATGCGCCGTTTCCTGATTGATGAACTGGAGCGCTCGGTTGCTGCCGCGAACATCGTCCTGATCAGTGGCAAGACCGGCACCGGCAAAACCCGGGTCGTGTGGGCACTGCAAAACTGCATTGATCTGGAGGGCCTGGCAAATCATCGCGGTTCAACGTTCGGCCAGATGCCGAGTCCGCAGCCCAGCCAGATAGATTTTGAGAACCTGCTCAGTATTGCCTTGCTGAAGTTACTGGATACCGCAGGGCCGCGAGTCTTCCTGGAAGATGAGGGGCGCCTGATTGGTCGTTTGTTTGTACCCGAAGTTTTGCGGGACAGTATGAAGAACGCCCCCATGGTGATAGTCGAGCAGAGCCTTGATGAACGGATAGATATCGTTATCGAGGATTACATCCTGGATCTGGGCAGGCGTTACCGCGCACTCCACGGCGATGAAGGTCACAAGCTCCACGCCGAGAAATTGCAGGACGACCTGGCAAGAATCCGCAAGCGCCTGGGCGGTGAACGCCACCAGCGAATGAGCGCGGTGATGGCAGATGCCTTTGCGGATCAGGCTGAGAGTGGCGATCTGGGTGGCCACCGCGAGTGGATTGGGTTCCTGTTGGCGAAGTATTACGATCCTATGTACGAATACCAGTTGGAGCAGCGCGCCGGTGACGTGCTGTTTACGGGTAGTCGCGATGAGGTTGTGCACTGGTGCGAGGAGAATTCCTGA